GACCAAGGCCTGTGAAGCCGCGGTCGAAGCCGGTGCGGAAGGAATTCCGATGGTCGGTCTCGCCAAAAAGCGGGAGGAAATTTATTTCCCCGGCGATAACGAACCCTTTATCTTCGATATGAATTCTCCCGGTATGAAACTCTTGCGCCACCTTCGGGACGAAGCGCACCGGTTCGGAGTCACGCATCACCGATCTCGCAGAAACAAGGAAACGATGCGCGCCCTCATTCAGGACGTTCCGGATATCGGATTCAAGAGAAGCAAACTGCTTCTTCAGCATTTTTCGGGTGAGAAAAAAATCGAGGACGCGACCAAGGAAGAACTTCTCGCGGTGCCCGGAATCGGTGATAATCTCGCCGAAAAAATTCTAAAACAACTCCAAAAAAAAGAATAAAAATCCTCCCGACGAAGCACGGAAGAAACGTTCCCGGAAACCGTACCGAGCGGAGGGAACATGAAATTCAAATCCGTATTCGCATCGATTCTTTGTTTTGCCGCATTCGAGTTTTGTCACGGAAAGGGAAAGGAAGCCTGGCTCGTTCCGATTCTTCGTCCAGGAGAATGGAAACTTTTCTACGAACCGGAAACTACGATTTCCCGGGAGATTCCGGAGGAAATTTCCAAACAATGGAGACGTTCATCCGTTCGAATCCAAAAGGTTCCGGGGATCGTCTGCTTGTTCAGCGGAACCGTCTCCGTGTACGAAGTCAGCGTCTGTTTTCCCGATCCGCAAGGGAACGTAGAATTAGAATTCCAAAATATTCTAAAATTCTGGAATACCCATTTCGATTCCAGGACGGAACCGACGGTTTTCGATTTCTCCGAGAAGGGGCAGGCGGCGGTCAGTGTTCGTCTCAATCGGGATCTTTTGGAGGAAATCAAGGAAGACTGGATGATTCTTTCCGGTTCCAAATGGATCGATCGGGAATTACAAAAACGAAACTTTCCGAGATCGAACTGGGTGAGCGTCTTTTCGGAAGATTCGATTTCAAGACCGCATACTCCGAACCTCGTTTCCGGCTTCAGCGTTTGGGCCGGTCCTGAAACGCTCCGAATTCTATTTGCCGCAGAGAACTTTACGGATTCCGCAAATACCTTGGTGGTAGAAATTCCCGGAAACACGTCGATTCTTTCGGAATTCTTTTCCGAAATTGCAAGCTCCAACCGGGAGATGGTTCTTCGATGCAAAGAGAAACTTCCGGTTTTGAGCGAGGTCTTCGGAGGAACCGAATCCTCTCTGGGAAGATTTTTGGAGTTTGCGAATTTCGAAAACGAACCGATTTGTTTTCGAGACTTCTCGATCGAAACGAGTTCTAAGAAAAATCCGATTCTTTCCGGTCCTTCCTTTTTACTTCCGCAGGAAACGTTGTTGTTTACGGAAACAGGAAGCGATCTTCCCGGATTAGAACTTGTTTCTTTTCCTTGGAGCGATCTCAAGAAGAAAGGAAATTGGAGTTTTCAAAGCGGTAATGTATCCGATTCCTTCGATAATCCGGAACGAACGTTTTTAGAAGGCGGTAGGTATTACTCTTCTAAACGAAACTTCTATTCCCTTTGTGAAACTTTTTTCCAATCAAAACGATTGGAACGATATTGCATGAGTCCGGGTTTTGAAGACTCGAGATCATTCAATGAGCAGACACTTGGGAAACACGAAATTCCGTTCTGCAATGCGGCTTCGTTTCAAATCGAAGAAGCGAATTGGACCGGAGTTTTTACGGAGGGAAAGGTCGATCACAACCATAAGTTTCTGGATTTAGAATATTCAGGAAATCGAATTTGCAATCCGAACGGTCTTTCGGTTGAATCGGACGGAAAAGAGATTCCGGTTTGGATCGATGCTCAATCCGTCCAACCCGGAGAAATTCTTACGATAGGAAATCGGGATTTTATGAAAGGAGAACTTCTTCTTTCCTCTTCGGTTTTGAAAGAATTTGAATTCGGATTTGAACTGCTGCTGAAGGACCGAAAGAATCGAACGAGCAGGATTCTTTCCGAGGTCTCTTTCCAAACTCCGATCTTGAAACGGACGGACGGGGTCATCGTTTCTCTTTTGTACCGAAACGGAGTATGGATTCCTCATCCGAAGACGAATTCACAAACTCTGGTTTCGAAAATTCAAAATTCTCATTTCATGAATCCTGGAATCAAAACCGATCCGCTCGATATGACTCGACCGAATCGGGCGGTCGTGTCCGAAATTTCTTGGATGGGTTCGTATGACGGTACGACTTCCGTAAGCGCGGATCGTTTTATCGAGGTCGATTCCGATACGAACGTTTCACGAATCTTGGAAGTTGAATCCGGAACCGAGAGGTATCGCTTCTTAGTAGAGTTGGTTCCGGGGAAGAATGTTTTTTCCATCGGTAAACTCGTTTGTTTTCCAGAGGTCACCGCTTGGATCGTGCCCGAGTTGAATTTAGCAAGCTCGGGTCGCGTGCGAATTCTTTCCTTGGACGCCAACGCTTTCAGTGATTGGATCGAATGGGACTCGCTGGGAAAAATGGGGATTCATTCTTCTTCGCAGAAACTGAGGCGATCCGCATCTCTTTTTCGGACAATCTCCGGGAAAGAAGTTTGGAAGAACAGCGCTCTTACCGTTCTGAGTTCGAGAAAAGCCAGTTGTTCCGGTACGGAGGCAAGTCCGGGTTTGGAGAATCGAACCTTTCCTTTTTTCCAAAGAGAAGATTTCGCTACCGGAAATTCCATTTTAAATCCTTGGATCAGCTGGAATCCGGGAGTCACCGGGCTTATTTCGGGAGAATTCGATTGGATAACGATTCAGCCGAGCAAGGGAGGTCGTGTTGCAGCTTCGGAGTTCCTGCAGTCTTGGAAAGATCTTCTGGAAAATAGATTGGGGTCCTTGCCTGTAAATTATGAAATTCTAAATTACTTGGTTTCAGCGGGTGCGGAGAGTTTGATTTTGATTCCAGGTTCTTCCGGGGTTCTGATTTCCGCGATCTATCCGAATCCAACCGTTTCCTCCAACGAGTGGTTTTCGATTTGCAATCAGGGAGCGGAATCGGTCGACATTCGTAGTTTGGAAATTCGAGACAGTTCCGCTTCCGATCGTCTTGTCGAATATTCGTTTCGATTCGGATCGACTCTTCCCGACGGTTGGAACGAATTTCACCCGAACACCGCGAGTTGGAGTTTCGGTG
The window above is part of the Leptospira yasudae genome. Proteins encoded here:
- a CDS encoding LIC11755 family lipoprotein, yielding MKFKSVFASILCFAAFEFCHGKGKEAWLVPILRPGEWKLFYEPETTISREIPEEISKQWRRSSVRIQKVPGIVCLFSGTVSVYEVSVCFPDPQGNVELEFQNILKFWNTHFDSRTEPTVFDFSEKGQAAVSVRLNRDLLEEIKEDWMILSGSKWIDRELQKRNFPRSNWVSVFSEDSISRPHTPNLVSGFSVWAGPETLRILFAAENFTDSANTLVVEIPGNTSILSEFFSEIASSNREMVLRCKEKLPVLSEVFGGTESSLGRFLEFANFENEPICFRDFSIETSSKKNPILSGPSFLLPQETLLFTETGSDLPGLELVSFPWSDLKKKGNWSFQSGNVSDSFDNPERTFLEGGRYYSSKRNFYSLCETFFQSKRLERYCMSPGFEDSRSFNEQTLGKHEIPFCNAASFQIEEANWTGVFTEGKVDHNHKFLDLEYSGNRICNPNGLSVESDGKEIPVWIDAQSVQPGEILTIGNRDFMKGELLLSSSVLKEFEFGFELLLKDRKNRTSRILSEVSFQTPILKRTDGVIVSLLYRNGVWIPHPKTNSQTLVSKIQNSHFMNPGIKTDPLDMTRPNRAVVSEISWMGSYDGTTSVSADRFIEVDSDTNVSRILEVESGTERYRFLVELVPGKNVFSIGKLVCFPEVTAWIVPELNLASSGRVRILSLDANAFSDWIEWDSLGKMGIHSSSQKLRRSASLFRTISGKEVWKNSALTVLSSRKASCSGTEASPGLENRTFPFFQREDFATGNSILNPWISWNPGVTGLISGEFDWITIQPSKGGRVAASEFLQSWKDLLENRLGSLPVNYEILNYLVSAGAESLILIPGSSGVLISAIYPNPTVSSNEWFSICNQGAESVDIRSLEIRDSSASDRLVEYSFRFGSTLPDGWNEFHPNTASWSFGDRFLHSGECGYVLSPNFKNESVPFHSENFRKIFTIERTTTIGNGIGKNEGLDLFQDVSGKSVHIHSYGNQFSPVPFSIEADTNDLILLKPGRAGDSASDYEIKKKESL